In Acidobacteriota bacterium, the DNA window GATCTGGAGGTCTACTAGTTCTACCGGCTGGTTCTGATATGTTATCCCTTGATCGACAACTTTTCTCTTCTGTCCGACAACTTCAGCTTGCTGTCCTGGAGTGACGATTGTCTCGACGCCTCTACGACCGCTGGCTGACCATGCGGTTACCGTCAATAGTACCACGCTCGCAAGAACGACGACATGAAGTCGGGAATTGAAACTTCTCATTGGCGCTCGCTGATTCATAAGTATCTCCAGTGGAATCAGGAACCTCTCGATTCTGCGACCCAGTATCTTCCAAGCGTAGGTTGAATGCAAGGAAAAACAAGTGGCCGATCTTACTATACGTGGCGAATCGTCCTACTTCTGTTTCTCTATTAGCATTGCTCCAAATTAGAGCGAGGTTTAGACCGAGATACCGTTGGCTCTATAGCGGGAGGGTGTTGTGCCGTATGCCTTCTTGAATTCTCGGACGAAATGACTGCGGTCTTGCAGTCCGACGCTTGCTCGCACCTCCTTTACGCTTAGAGAGGTGCTTTCCAAGAGGTTGCGGGCCTTTTCCATTCTGCGAACCTGGAGGTATCGCCACGGCGCAATCCCGGTCTGAGTCCTGAACAGGTGGCACATTCGGGAGCGAGAGAGGCGAACCGAGCCGGCGATGGCATCGAGAGTTAGTTGTTGGTCAAGATTAGATTCTATGTACTCCACCATCTTTTGAACTTTCCAAAGCATCGATTGCCTCCGCGCACGTTTTGGCAACCTAACTTAGCGCGTTGATTCACCGCTGGGAAGTTTGTCTATGTAGTCCCAGTTGAGGTAGTAACTGCTCCGATTGTACTCCATCAGCCTGAAGAAGCAAGAGCGCTTTGGTGGTTCGCGATTAGCAGTCTGTTTGAAGCGAAACGCTAAAAGAGTTTGGTCACGTAGAGAGACAGGCTTTTCAGAGGTCTACCCAGTTGAGCTTCAGAATGAAGTATCTTGCGGAAAGCTGAAAAGCTTGATTTGTACCTTCAGAAATGCAGTTCAGCTTGGCTAACAATCGTTGCCGATGGCAACGGCACAGATCATCAATCGCTGATGTTAGAGAGGCTTTCAGGCTGGTTACTTAATCAATCCTTCATACTTCGCAAGCGTCGCCGGTAGCGGATCGACGCCCAGCTCGCCGCGTAGCATCTTTCGCAAGCCGTCGAACTGCTCGATCGCCGCCGCCCGATTCCCCGATTGCACGTGCGCTTCCATTACGCTGCAATGCACGTCTTCCTGATACGGGTCGCGCGCCAGGAACATCTGCCCGTAGCGAATCACAAGTTCGTGATCGTTGCGCTCACCGTGATAAGCGATCAGCTCCTTGAGCGCCTCGAGATAAAGATCGCGATAGTAGCTCTGAAGCTCCTCGATCCAGTTGTAATAAAACTCTTCCAGAAAATCGCCGCGGTACAGCTTGGTTGCCTGCGTCAGAAGCTCGGCCGCCCCGTCCGCCGCGCCGCTTCGCCGAGCCTCGCGCGCATCGGCGAGCAGCCGCTCGAATTCTTCCGTGCCCAGCCTGTACCGGTATTGCGCGTTCAGCGAGTACGCTCCCTCGCGATAGAGCACGAAGTCCTTCTTAACCACCTGTCCGCTGTTCAGCGCTTTTCTGAGGTGCGAGATCGTCGGGTGAAAGTTCTTGGCGACCGCGTCTTCACCGGCGTCCGACCAGAACAGCTCTACCAGCGATTCCTTTGGCGCGCGATGATTGCGGCGGGAGCACAGATAGCAGAGGATGTGCAGCGCCTTCGAAAGACGCCACGCTTCTTTTTCCATGCCTGATGGATCGCGAAAAACCATCGGGAGATTGTTAAAGATGGTCCCGCCGAAAATGCCCGCGGCTCGAAGCGCGTCGAAGTCGGCAGGAGCCGGCATGCGATGAAAGACTACGAAGACGTTGACCGCGCTCGAGTCGGGAAGCGTGTTGAGCAGCCAGGCCAGCTCAGGATCGAAGCTGCGAATGCCGGTCGAATCGGCTCCGGTGAGGACGACCCCCTCTTCCCCTGTGTAAGTGAGGGCGTCGGCGCCGGTCAGCACCACACCGTCGGCGCCAGTCAGCACGACTCCATCCGCGCCGGTGAGCACCACGCCGTCGGCGCCGGTCAGCACTACGCCATCCGCGCCGGTCAACACTACCCCTTGCCCCGGGGTAAAGGAGATACCCGCGAATGCGCTGATCGAGGATTGTAGAATTAGGAGTACGGAAAAGAGAATTACGAGGGCTGGGGAGTCCGCTTTTCTCATCTGTCCTGCCTTCTCACTTGTCCACATTCACAGGATTTTTGTTCTTAAACCCGTCCTTGTTGGACTTGGTCATTATTAATGGCTGGCCTTGAAAAAACCTTGAAGGATTCTTGAGGCAGACCGTTTGACCCCTAACCCCGAGACTACGTGCTTTAACGGCAACGATATACGGCTCATTAGGAGGCCTATGCTAGACTGGCTGCAGGCTATGCATACGAAACATCGAGCATATCTTTCTGGCACTACAGTAGTGGTAATCCGCACGCCAGGGGAGATGGTCATAGGGGCAGACAGCATAGTGGTGGCAAAGACAGAGTTTGGTTCATATGGCGAAACAATGTGCAAGATCATACCCGTCGGCAATCTTGTATTTTTTGCTGCGGCCGGATTGATCGGAGATAGCGATGGAGTCTTCAATGCGTATCAAATAGCCTTGGAGTGCGGCAACGTAAGCCGTAGAACCCTAGATACAGTCAACTCCTTTGAAAGCGCGGTGAAGCCTCCCCTCATAGCCGCATTAGAAGACATACGACAGAAAGCAATTGGTCCCGTAATAAACAACACGCGTGCCCTCGAAACGGTTTTTATCAGCTTGGAGAACGACGTTCTTTCATATCACCTTAGCAACTTTATCCTAACGCTCGATGAAGCAAACCTTATTTCGTTAGACCTCAAACGAGTTAATTGCCCTCCCGATTGCAAGGATGGCGTTGGCTTAAGCACCCTTGGGCTAACGACGCACATAGCAGAGTACTTTCCCCGTAACCACAGCAGGGCTGATCTTCCAACCGTTGACAAAGCTGAATTAGTTCGTCAGCTCATTCAACTTGAAATTGATAATGCAGCCGATGGAGAGGTGGGAGGAACAATAGTCATTCTACGCCTAACCCAAGGCGGCGCTCAGTGGATTCGAAATGAAGGGGTTTCTCCAGACCTGATTGCGAAAGGTAAGCGACACAAAACAGCCAAAACGAGAGTTAGGCCCCGTCGAAGATAGGCGGCACTTTCATGTTCTGCTTACGATTTGTTGCGTTGGTAGAGAGATTATTTTGCGCGTGAAGTCGAAAAACGGGGGAGCGACAGTTTCGCGACAGGCATGCAAGTTTGCTCGATCAAATGCCTCCCGAAGCGGGTGGTTTCCTACACTTGAGGTGGTCGGGTGGAATCCTTTCACCTCCGAAAGCCGCGATGGCATATTGAGGTCATCCCAAAGCGGTCCATGAAATCTGACGATCCAATGACCCATATATCGTAAAGCTATGACCACCATGCAGAACGATCCCAATCCGAAGCCAAAGTCAGGTGGCCGGACGAAGTTGGTAGTCATCACCGTTGGGCTACTGGCGCTGGTTGGCCCCCTTGTTTTGTTAGTATGGCTTAACTCGGATTACTCGGACGGGACCGATCCGACGGTTATTAATCCCACGAGGCCGCCGGTTAGTTCCCCGCAGACCGGGCGATCAGCGGCCTCGATTAGTGTGGGGGATACCAAGAGGATTCGAGTGGGTAATCCTGCTAGCCGCCGGGATATGCCCGTGTTCATCACGAAGGAGGCGCTCATAAGATTCTTGCGGGCGCTTGACCAGAACGATAGCGCAGGCATGATGGCTACTTTGCCCGAGACCTTCCGAGTAGACGACTATACGCCCGTTAGGGTCGTTGATAGCGATTCGATTGGAAATGGTCTCTACAACATATCTATTCTTTTAGGTCCACAAAAGGGCCGCACCGGATGGGTCCTGGATATAGACCTCAGGGACTGAATCCGCCGTCAAGGTACCAACGTCCGCTCTAGAGAATTGGGAAAGGTACTTGCCTAAAGACCGCTGACGACCAACTCAACATTCGGACAGGACTCCGCAGCGCCTCGGCCAGCGACCCTCGGAAACGCCTCTCACTGTTCGATAAAAGGCCGGTCGCGTCGTAACCAGGGCGGCGTGTTGGCAACTACTCCAGCACAGACTCCTCGGGCGTCTTATCCGGGCGCACTCTTATGAACACCGGCTCACGGAGGTTACCGGTGCTCACTCGCGAAGCATACTGCACTTCGCATACAAGCTGAGGCTCGAGCCAAACAGTAACTGCGTCGTCGATGGGTTTCTGTTTGATCGGGCGCTCTCCGCGTTTAACCTTCTGAAGCAAGGCAAGTATCGCTTTCGATGTGCGCTCGTTGAAGCCCGTGCCGACTTTACCCACATACACGAGCTGCTTGCCTCGATAAATTCCCAACTGTAACGCGCCGAATGTAGATTCGCGCTCGCCTTTGCCCTTGGTGTAGCCGATGATCACGCAGTCCGCCGTGCTCCGAGTCTTGATCTTGAACCAGTGCGAAGTCCGCTTGCCGGGGAGGTAGATGCTGTTACGCTCCTTTGCCATGATTCCTTCGAGCCCGTGGGCGGCTGCCGCTTTGAACAACGCGGGACCGTCATCGATCGTCTCGCTCGGCCGATAAGCAGGGTTCGGCAGCTTGATGGAATCAACCATCCAGGCGCGGCGGCGCACCAACGGTTCGTTGACGATCGGCCGGCCATCGACATAAAGGCAGTCGAATACGTAGCACACTGCCGGATGCTTTGCGCGAGCCCGAGCGACCGAAGCTTCGTTGCGATGCTGCAAGCGGTGCAGCACGTCTTCGAAGACTGGCTGACCCTGGGCGTTAAGGCAGACGATCTCGACGTCGAACAAACCACACGCCGCGCGAAACGCCTGCTCCGGAATGAGCAGTTCCGGGAAAAGGTTGGTTATGTCACGTTGGGCGCGGCTGCGAATGGTGATCTTGCCTTCATCGAGCGAGACCATCGCGCGAATGCCGTCCCACTTCACCTCGAAGAGAAAGTCCGGCGAGTCGAACGGCTCGTTGCGGCTTTGCGCGAGCATCGGCTCGATAGGGGCGCGCAGCCAGTCGATCTGCGGCGGGACAAGGCGCTCGCACAGCCAGTCCTTCTCCTTGGTGTGGATCATCCGATACTCGTCGTTCCATTCACGGCTCTGGAAGCGAAAGTAAAAACCGTCCTTCTTCTCCTTTGTGATTTCGTATCTGCCCCGGGCGAAGATCCACATGTCGCCGCCGCCGTATTCGCCCTTTGGAATCGTGCCTTCGAAGTCGAGATACTTAAGCGGATGGTCTTCGGTTTGAACTGCCATGCGTTTGATGCCCGGGCGCGGAGGAAGCCCCTTGGGA includes these proteins:
- the ligD gene encoding non-homologous end-joining DNA ligase; translation: MPRTSTTVTVGKRKIELSNLNKVLFPSDEIVKAELIEYYLKIAPTILRHIKGRPLTLVRWPDGIDHQTFFQKNRPEWAPAWLEHVVLGDKEDKVDYVLATEEASLVWLANLACIELHQMHCRAPHHDKPDYIVWDLDPPEKYPFTKIVELAFDLKEHIEKFGYHTFVKTTGGKGVHIVAPIEPKWPFDVAREAATLVARSFIEKHSATTTLLIKKDQRKGKVLIDIYRNSTYQTIVSPYSVRGREHAPVSMPLTWERLESVEDPAEFNLRNAADLLLDEGDPWETIGAYAAKLHTQQPKSSKQSPKAKASKNNDALSDYARKRAFDKTPEPGPEVFAGDGNAFVVHRHHATRLHYDVRLEREGTLKCWAVPKGLPPRPGIKRMAVQTEDHPLKYLDFEGTIPKGEYGGGDMWIFARGRYEITKEKKDGFYFRFQSREWNDEYRMIHTKEKDWLCERLVPPQIDWLRAPIEPMLAQSRNEPFDSPDFLFEVKWDGIRAMVSLDEGKITIRSRAQRDITNLFPELLIPEQAFRAACGLFDVEIVCLNAQGQPVFEDVLHRLQHRNEASVARARAKHPAVCYVFDCLYVDGRPIVNEPLVRRRAWMVDSIKLPNPAYRPSETIDDGPALFKAAAAHGLEGIMAKERNSIYLPGKRTSHWFKIKTRSTADCVIIGYTKGKGERESTFGALQLGIYRGKQLVYVGKVGTGFNERTSKAILALLQKVKRGERPIKQKPIDDAVTVWLEPQLVCEVQYASRVSTGNLREPVFIRVRPDKTPEESVLE
- a CDS encoding AraC family transcriptional regulator, whose product is MLWKVQKMVEYIESNLDQQLTLDAIAGSVRLSRSRMCHLFRTQTGIAPWRYLQVRRMEKARNLLESTSLSVKEVRASVGLQDRSHFVREFKKAYGTTPSRYRANGISV
- a CDS encoding bacterial transcriptional activator domain-containing protein; amino-acid sequence: MRKADSPALVILFSVLLILQSSISAFAGISFTPGQGVVLTGADGVVLTGADGVVLTGADGVVLTGADGVVLTGADALTYTGEEGVVLTGADSTGIRSFDPELAWLLNTLPDSSAVNVFVVFHRMPAPADFDALRAAGIFGGTIFNNLPMVFRDPSGMEKEAWRLSKALHILCYLCSRRNHRAPKESLVELFWSDAGEDAVAKNFHPTISHLRKALNSGQVVKKDFVLYREGAYSLNAQYRYRLGTEEFERLLADAREARRSGAADGAAELLTQATKLYRGDFLEEFYYNWIEELQSYYRDLYLEALKELIAYHGERNDHELVIRYGQMFLARDPYQEDVHCSVMEAHVQSGNRAAAIEQFDGLRKMLRGELGVDPLPATLAKYEGLIK